A genomic window from Halogeometricum borinquense DSM 11551 includes:
- a CDS encoding winged helix-turn-helix domain-containing protein, giving the protein MTGDVPDGLREMPPSSKLVYKVLEHDGPLTQRQLADHSLLPTRTVRYALDRLEEEGIVKEKLYIQDARKRLYHLSEDERVPNTNPIPN; this is encoded by the coding sequence ATGACTGGCGATGTACCGGATGGTCTTCGGGAGATGCCACCAAGTTCGAAACTCGTCTACAAGGTTCTGGAACACGACGGCCCGCTAACGCAACGACAGTTGGCTGACCACTCACTCTTGCCCACACGAACAGTCCGCTACGCGCTCGATAGACTCGAAGAAGAGGGGATTGTCAAAGAGAAACTCTACATCCAAGACGCACGAAAGCGTCTCTACCACCTCTCTGAAGACGAACGAGTACCGAATACCAACCCGATTCCGAACTGA
- a CDS encoding lasso peptide biosynthesis B2 protein: protein MTRRIGHSVPSQRILAVVSAALLVVAHLGLAVGWSVERLRRVLSMLAGVFLTVVSGSRTADRTSIPDIGRTVEMTAHAAPWPLAGKLTCLRVALVAHVLYEQFGVDADIRFGVMRKSGVFEAHAWVECDGAVVTGDVSNLDAYAVLEGKQGVRAVR from the coding sequence GTGACTCGCCGAATCGGACATTCCGTCCCGTCTCAGCGGATTCTCGCGGTCGTCTCGGCGGCGCTGTTAGTCGTCGCACATCTCGGACTCGCCGTTGGGTGGTCGGTCGAACGCCTTCGGAGGGTTCTCTCGATGCTCGCTGGGGTGTTTCTCACGGTGGTATCGGGTAGTCGGACAGCGGATCGAACGTCGATACCAGATATCGGTCGGACGGTAGAGATGACAGCGCACGCCGCCCCGTGGCCGTTGGCCGGAAAACTCACCTGCCTCCGTGTTGCGCTCGTCGCGCACGTGCTGTACGAGCAGTTCGGCGTCGATGCCGACATTCGCTTCGGTGTGATGCGGAAATCGGGAGTATTCGAGGCGCACGCGTGGGTTGAATGCGACGGCGCCGTCGTTACCGGCGATGTGTCGAATCTGGATGCGTACGCCGTACTTGAGGGAAAACAGGGTGTACGTGCAGTTAGATAA